A single genomic interval of Anopheles marshallii chromosome 2, idAnoMarsDA_429_01, whole genome shotgun sequence harbors:
- the LOC128719445 gene encoding thioester-containing protein 1 allele S3-like, with the protein MWQFIRSRILTVLIFIGAAHGILVVGPKSIRANQDYTVVISNFNSNMSKVDLMLRITGHSDNRSSILDLTKTVDVRRNMNRMITFNMPVDLSAGNYKITIDGQRGFSFHKEAELVHFSKTIAGLIQIDKPVYKPGDTVKFRVIVLDSELKPPARVKSIHVTISDPQKNVIRKWSTAKLFVGVFESDLQIAPTPMLGMWNISVKIDGEEIVSKTFEVKEYVLSSFDVEVVPSVVPLEKDQSLTLKIEANYHFGKPVKGVAKFEVYLRNGFLDQKHQFEVNGKRQVELRFKNYFEVLADRQDVLVKTTFIEQTTNRTVVKQSHITVYKYKYGVQLIKDSPQFRPGLPFKCALQFRYHDGTPAEGITGNVEVSDIDYGTTATSDDGGLIKLELNPSDNIDVMNINFSDDDNGFFFDAVVEKVDVVTNAYLKLELKSPVKLNHMLRLMVTCNEQMTFLVYYIMSKGNIIDSGFMRASNQKRFSLQLNATEKMIPKSKIIVATIISSTVVHGFVDIDFKTFRNDLFLSTDEEEVKPGQQIELRLSGHPGAYVGLAAYDKGLLYYKPNHDLFWEDAMQVFEGFHEVVEDKLEMFHSTGLFGMIPDDIVFHIAQFKSERNGRPMSNPTFKPVAYRTIFPESWLWQNVTIGRSGTRTLIESVPDSITSWYLTGFSIDPEYGFGIIKKPIQFTTIQPFYIGESLPYSIKRGEAVLLQFTLFNNLGGEYIADVTLYNVANQTEFIGRPLGDLSYTKSLSVPPNVGVPVWFLVKARKLGEMVVRIKASINTVQETDALEKVIRVMPESLVQKKMESRFFCFDTYTNQTFLMNLYINLQANRGSKKIVFRLYPNLLTTVIDNLNYLLAVPSGNGEENMVSFVPNIMILDYSHAIGSKEQNLIKEALHLSQQGYQNQMRYRQADGSFGVWQNGGSVFLTAFVAKSMQTASKYIWEIDPVVIERAYDWLAMNQHYTGRFDEVGYVMYTHGGLRNGITLTSYVVTALLEHENAKVKHAVVIQNAMTYISHHLESIDNPYDLSIATYALMLNGHSMKDKAFKRLVDMSISTNDGKEQYWATANSIETTAYALLSFVVAEKYVGGIPLMRWLVNHVTGSFPRTQGTFVALKALTKLAEKISPHRNGYVVHLKYKKTTQTFHINSQNINIINFEDIPEDTKSMEINVEGIGVGLLVVAYQYSLNIVNSENGFQLDVANPNLGSDNVLQLQVCASFIPNKLSSRSNRTLIEVNFSGGYVVDRISIDSYWNPIQYVDIRHTFVVVYYHSMGVERNCFTATAYRQGNEAMKRPAYVIVSDYYNPNFYAVKLFNESA; encoded by the exons ATGTGGCAGTTCATAAGGTCACGAATACTAACGGTGCTAATCTTCATTGGGGCTGCTCATGG AATACTGGTTGTGGGCCCCAAATCCATTCGGGCCAACCAGGATTATACGGTGGTGATCAGTAACTTTAACTCGAATATGAGCAAAGTGGACCTGATGCTACGAATCACCGGCCACAGCGATAATCGTTCAAGCATTCTGGACTTAACGAAGACGGTTGATGTACGACGGAACATGAACAGGATGATCACTTTCAAT ATGCCTGTGGACTTATCAGCTGGGAATTATAAAATCACCATCGACGGTCAGCGTGGCTTTAGCTTTCACAAGGAAGCCGAATTGGTACACTTTAGCAAAACCATAGCCGGTTTAATACAGATCGATAAGCCCGTGTACAAACCAGGCGATACGGTAAAATTTCGTGTGATTGTGCTGGACTCTGAGCTGAAGCCACCTGCACGGGTAAAATCAATCCATGTGACAATCAGTGATCCTCAAAAAAATGTGATCAGGAAGTGGTCGACAGCCAAACTGTTCGTCGGAGTGTTTGAGAGTGATCTTCAGATCGCGCCTACTCCAATGCTCGGAATGTGGAACATCTCGGTAAAGATAGACGGGGAAGAAATCGTATCAAAAACGTTCGAGGTGAAGGAATATGTGTTGTCCTCGTTTGACGTAGAGGTAGTACCGTCTGTCGTTCCTCTGGAGAAGGATCAAAGTTTGACTCTGAAGATAGAGGCTAACTACCATTTTGGAAAACCGGTAAAGGGAGTTGCTAAGTTTGAGGTGTACTTGAGAAATGGTTTTCTGGACCAGAAGCATCAGTTTGAAGTGAATGGGAAGAGGCAAGTGGAGCTGCGTTTCAAAAATTACTTCGAAGTACTCGCAGATCGGCAAGACGTGCTTGTAAAGACGACATTTATCGAGCAGACTACAA ATCGCACTGTCGTGAAACAATCTCACATCACAGTGTACAAATATAAGTACGGTGTGCAATTGATTAAGGACAGTCCACAATTTCGGCCAGGACTTCCTTTTAAGTGTGCGCTTCAGTTCCGATACCATGATGGAACACCTGCTGAAGGTATCACCGGTAACGTGGAAGTGTCGGATATTGATTACGGAACAACTGCCACTAGTGACGATGGAGGTTTGATAAAACTGGAGCTCAATCCAAGTGACAATATAGACGTGATGAATATCAAC TTTTCTGACGATGACAACGGTTTCTTCTTTGACGCTGTTGTGGAAAAAGTGGACGTCGTGACGAATGCGTACCTCAAATTGGAACTAAAGTCTCC TGTCAAATTGAATCACATGTTGCGACTAATGGTTACTTGCAATGAACAAATGACATTCTTAGTGTACTACATAATGTCGAAGGGCAATATAATTGATTCCGGTTTCATGCGTGCGAGCAATCAGAAAAGATTTTCCTTACAGCTGAATGCCACGGAGAAGATGATACCCAAGTCGAAAATAATAGTTGCGACCATAATTAGCAGTACGGTAGTGCACGGATTTGTGGACATcgatttcaaaacttttcgtAACGAT CTTTTTCTGAGTACAGATGAAGAGGAAGTAAAGCCAGGACAACAAATCGAGCTTCGCTTGTCTGGACATCCTGGAGCGTATGTAGGATTGGCTGCCTACGACAAAGGTTTGTTGTACTACAAACCGAACCATGATCTATTCTGGGAGGACGCTATGCAAGTCTTTGAAGGGTTTCATGAGGTTGTTGAAGATAAATTGGAGATGTTTCAT AGCACAGGACTGTTCGGTATGATACCAGATGACATCGTGTTTCATATAGCACAATTTAAGTCAGAACGAAATGGCAGACCGATGAGCAATCCGACCTTCAAACCTGTCGCATACCGGACAATCTTTCCGGAATCGTGGTTGTGGCAAAATGTGACCATTGGCAGGTCCGGAACGCGCACGTTAATCGAGTCAGTACCAGATTCGATCACTTCCTGGTACTTGACGGGATTCTCCATTGATCCGGAATACGGTTTTGGCATCAttaaaaaacccatccagTTCACAACGATTCAGCCATTCTACATCGGGGAGAGTCTACCGTACTCCATCAAACGAGGCGAGGCAGTCTTGTTGCAGTTTACATTGTTTAACAATCTTGGAGGAGAGTACATCGCTGATGTTACGTTGTACAATGTGGCTAATCAGACGGAATTCATTGGACGACCTCTGGGAG ATCTAAGCTACACTAAATCATTAAGTGTTCCTCCGAATGTTGGTGTACCTGTTTGGTTTCTGGTAAAGGCACGAAAGCTTGGAGAGATGGTGGTACGGATTAAGGCATCGATTAACACTGTCCAAGAAACGGACGCACTGGAGAAGGTGATCCGAGTAATGCCAGAAAGTTTGGTACAGAAAAAGATGGAATCCCGGTTCTTCTGCTTTGATACATACACCAATCAAACCTTCTTGATGAATTTGTACATCAACTTGCAGGCCAATAGGGGTTCTAAAAAGATTGTGTTTCGACTGTATC CCAATCTGCTTACCACTGTAATCGATAACTTGAATTATCTACTTGCCGTTCCGTCTGGTAATGGCGAGGAGAATATGGTAAGCTTTGTTCCAAACATAATGATACTCGACTACTCGCATGCCATTGGATCGAAGGAACAGAATCTGATTAAGGAGGCATTGCATCTGTCCCAACAAGGCTATCAAAATCAGATGCGCTATCGTCAGGCAGATGGTTCGTTTGGTGTATGGCAAAATGGTGGCAGCGTGTTTCTTACCGCCTTCGTTGCAAAGTCAATGCAAACGGCGTCCAAGTACATATGGGAAATAGATCCGGTTGTGATTGAGCGGGCCTATGATTGGCTTGCTATGAATCAGCACTATACGGGAAGGTTTGATGAAGTTGGCTACGTAATGTACACGCATGGTGGTTTGCGTAACGGCATCACACTGACATCTTACGTGGTGACTGCACTGCTAGAGCATGAGAACGCCAAGGTGAAGCACGCGGTTGTGATTCAAAATGCCATGACATATATAAGCCACCACTTAGAATCCATAGATAACCCTTACGATTTGTCCATAGCGACCTATGCGCTGATGTTGAATGGGCACAGCATGAAGGATAAGGCATTCAAAAGACTCGTGGACATGTCTATCAGCACTAATGACGGCAAAGAACAGTATTGGGCCACGGCAAATAGCATCGAGACTACTGCTTACGCGTTGTTGTCATTTGTGGTTGCAGAGAAGTATGTGGGCGGTATTCCACTAATGCGTTGGTTGGTGAACCACGTTACCGGAAGCTTCCCGCGCACTCAAGGCACCTTCGTGGCACTGAAGGCACTGACAAAGTTGGCGGAAAAAATATCTCCCCATCGAAATGGTTACGTCGTACActtgaaatataaaaagacTACTCAAACTTTCCACATAAACTCGCAAAATATCAACATTATCAACTTCGAGGATATACCGGAGGACACAAAGTCGATGGAGATCAACGTCGAAGGTATTGGGGTAGGATTGCTAGTGGTGGCGTATCAGTACAGTTTAAATATCGTAAACTCCGAGAACGGATTCCAGCTAGATGTGGCGAATCCGAACCTGGGTTCCGACAACGTGCTGCAGTTGCAGGTGTGTGCTAGCTTCATCCCCAATAAATTAAGCAGTCGTTCGAACAGGACACTGATTGAGGTAAACTTTTCCGGCGGGTACGTTGTTGATCGGATTTCGATCGATTCATACTGGAATCCAATACAG TATGTCGACATTAGGCACACTTTCGTTGTTGTGTATTACCACAGTATGGGCGTCGAAAGGAACTGCTTCACTGCGACTGCTTATAGACAGGGCAATGAAGCTATGAAGCGCCCAGCATATGTGATCGTTTCTGATTATTACAACCCAA aTTTCTATGCCGTTAAATTGTTCAACGAAAGCGCATAA